One genomic region from Labeo rohita strain BAU-BD-2019 chromosome 7, IGBB_LRoh.1.0, whole genome shotgun sequence encodes:
- the tln2a gene encoding LOW QUALITY PROTEIN: talin-2a (The sequence of the model RefSeq protein was modified relative to this genomic sequence to represent the inferred CDS: deleted 1 base in 1 codon): MVALSLKICVRQCNVVKTMQFEPSTAVYDACRVIRERVPEAQTGQASEYGLFLSDEDPRKGIWLEGGRTLDYYMLRNGDILEYKKKQRPQKIKMLDGAVKTIMVDDSKTVGELLVTICSRIGITNYEEYSLIQEVVEEKKDEGTGTLKKDRTLLREERKMEKLKAKLHTDDDLNWLDHGRTFREQGVEESETLLLRRKFFYSDQNVDSRDPVQLNLLYVQARDDILNGSHPVSFDKACEFGGIQAQIQFGPHIEHKHKSGFLDLKEFLPKEYIKQRGAEKKIFQEHKACGEMTEIEAKVKYVKLARSLRTYGVSFFLVKEKMKSKNKLVPRLLGITKESVMRVDEKTKDVVQEWPLTTVKRWAASPKSFTLDFGEYQESYYSVQTTEGEQISQLIAGYIDIILKKKQSKDRFGLEGDEEATMLEESVSPKKSTILQQQFNRVGRAEHGSVALPGILRSGSVGPETLNMGTMPSPQQQITTGQMHLGHMPPLSAAQQALVGTINTSMQAVQQAQSDLEEVEELPPLGDDMASKMWIQNKMDESKHDIHSQVDAITAGTASVVNLTAGDPTDTDYTAVGCAITTISSNLTEMSKGVKLLAALMEDEVGSGQDLMRAARTLTGAVSDLLKAVEPTSGEPRQTVLTAAGSIGQASGDLLRQIGENETDERFQDVLMNLAKAVANAAAMMVLKAKNVAQVSEDSVLQNRVIAAATQCALSTSQLVACAKVVSPTISSPVCQEQLIEAGKLVDRSVEGCVKACLSATSDGELLKAVSAAAGIVTQALSDLLTHVRNYATRGEPIGRYDQATDTIMTVTESIFSSMGDAGEMVRQARVLAQATSDLVNAMRSDAEVEVDVNNSKKLLAAAKLLADATARMVEAAKGAAAYPENEDQQQKLREAAEGLRVATNAAAQNAIKKKLITRLENAAKQAAAAATQTIAASQNAAASNKNTAAHQQLVQSCRAVADHIPQLVQGVRGSQGQPEDGSAQLALIIASQNFLQPGSKMVSSAKSSVPTVTDQAAAMQLGQCAKNLATCLAELRTAAQTAHEACGPMEIDSALIAVQTLKNELQDAKMAASEGQLKPLPGESLEKCTQDLGGTSKAVGSSMAQLLTCAAQGNEHYTGVAASETAQALKTLAQAARGVAATTSDPAGAVAMLDSAREVMEGSVKLISEAKEALVAPGDAEIQQRLAQVAKAVSHSLNACVNCLPGQKDVDMALKSIGEASKKLLVETLPPCSKTFQEAQSDLNQTAADLNQSAGDVVHASRGTTTQLADASGKFSEDFDEFLDAGIEMAGHTQSKDDQMQVIGNLKNISMASSKLLLAAKSLSVDPAAGNAKNLLAAAARTVTDSINQLITLCTQNAPGQRECDNALRELEAVRGLLDNPNEPVNDLSYFDCIESVMENSKILGESMAGISHNCKTGDVPAFGDCVGGASKALCGLTEAAGQASYLVGVSDPNSQAGHPGLVDPIQFARANQAIQMACQNLVDPDSSPSQVLSAATIVAKHTSALCNACRLASSKTANPVAKRHFVQSAKEVANSTANLVKTIKALDGDFSEENREKCRVATAPLIEAVDNLTTFASNPEFASVPAQISREGSAAQEPIIQSARSMLDSSTHLLKTARSLVMNPKDPPTWSLLASHSRIVSDSIKSLITAIRDKAPGQKECDSAIDNINKCIRDIEQASLAAVSQNLPRRDEVSSEALQEQLTSSVQEVGHLIEQISTAAKGEAAQLGHKVSQLVSYFTPLVSASMGMASKILDHQQQMNLLDQTKTLAESALQMLYAAKEGGGNPKAAHTHDAIAEAAQLMREAVDDLLLTLNEAASEVGMVGGMVDSIADAMGKLGEGTPPEPEGSFVEYQTTMVRYSKAIAVSAQEMITKSVSAPEDLGSLASQVTADYSQLAVQGRMAAATAEPEEIGFQIKTRVQELGHGCIVLVQKAGALQISPSDSFTKRELIECARAVTEKVSMVLSALQAGNKGTQACITAASAVSGIIADLDTTIMFASAGTLNAENDSDSFADHRENILKTAKALVEDTKNLVSGAASSQEKLAQAAQSSAKTITQLTDVVKLGAASIGPDDPETQVVLINAVKDVAKALAELISATKCAAGKAADDPSMFQLKSAAKVMVTNVTSLLKTVKAVEDEASRGTRALEATIECIKQELTVFQSKEAPQKSTTPEEFIRMTKGITTATAKAVAAGNSARQEDVISTANLSRKVIADMLSTCKQAAYHEEVSAEVRSRALLYGTECTNGYIDLLEHVLQVLQKPTGEQKQKLVMFSKKVAAAVTELIQTAEAMKGTEWVDPEDPTVIAETELLGAAASIEAAAKKLEQLKPRAKPRQADESLDFEEQILEAAKSIAAATSALVKSASAAQRELVAQGKVGAIPANAVDDGQWSQGLISAARMVAAATSNLCEAANASVQGHASEEKLISSAKQVAASTAQLLVACKVKAEQDSEAMRRLQAAGNAVKRASDNLVRAAQKAAFNKADDDNVVVKTRFVGGIAQIIAAQEEMLRKERELEEARKKLALIRQQQYKFLPSELREDED; this comes from the exons ATGGTGGCGCTGTCTCTAAAGATCTGTGTGAGACAGTGTAATGTGGTGAAGACGATGCAGTTTGAGCCATCAACGGCTGTGTACGATGCATGCCGGGTCATCAGAGAGAGGGTTCCAGAAGCCCAAACAGGTCAAG CTTCAGAATATGGGCTGTTTCTGTCAGATGAGGACCCCAGGAAAGGCATCTGGCTGGAAGGAGGCCGGACGCTGGACTATTACATGCTGAGAAATGGG GACATACTGGAGTATAAGAAAAAACAGAGACCTCAGAAGATAAAAATGCTGGATGGAGCAGTGAAGACCATCATGGTGGATGATTCCAAAACTGTGGGAGAGCTGCTTGTCACCATCTGCAGTAGAATAG GAATCACAAACTATGAAGAGTACTCTCTCATTCAGGAGGTTGTGGAGGAGAAGAAAGATGAAGGGACGGGCacactgaagaaagacagaactCTACTGAGGGAGGAGAGGAAGATGGAGAAGCTCAAAGCTAAACTGCACACAGATGATGACT tAAATTGGTTGGATCATGGACGTACGTTTAGAGAACAGGGAGTCGAAGAGAGTGAAACTCTGCTGTTGAGACGAAAGTTTTTCTACTCTGATCAAAATGTGGATTCACGAGATCCTGTTCAGCTCAATCTACTCTATGTACAG GCACGTGACGACATTCTGAATGGTTCTCATCCCGTGTCGTTTGACAAGGCTTGCGAATTTGGTGGAATTCAAGCACAGATCCAATTCGGGCCTCATATAGAGCATAAACACAAATCTGGATTTCTGGA CTTGAAGGAATTTCTGCCTAAGGAATATATCAAACAGAGAGGAGCAGAGAAGAAGATCTTTCAG GAACATAAGGCTTGTGGTGAAATGACAGAGATTGAAGCCAAAGTGAAGTATGTGAAGCTTGCGAGATCCCTCAGAACATATGGAGTGTCTTTCTTCTTGGTGAAG gaaaaaatgaaaagtaaaaataagcTGGTCCCAAGGCTACTGGGTATAACCAAAGAGTCAGTAATGCGAGTGGATGAGAAAACCAAAGATGTGGTTCAAGAATGGCCGCTCACTACAGTGAAAAGATGGGCCGCTTCACCTAAGAGCTTTACACTG GATTTCGGGGAGTATCAGGAGAGCTACTACTCGGTTCAGACCACAGAGGGGGAGCAGATATCTCAGCTTATAGCTGGTTACATCGATATCATTCTTAAGAAG AAACAAAGCAAGGACCGCTTTGGTTTAGAGGGAGATGAGGAGGCCACCATGTTGGAGGAATCAGTTTCTCCGAAAAA ATCAACTATAttacagcagcagtttaaccgTGTCGGACGGGCAGAGCATGGCTCTGTGGCACTGCCTGGGATTTTGAGGTCAGGTTCTGTCGGCCCAGAAACACTAAACATGGGTACCATGCCTTCTCCACAACAACAGATAACCACTGGACAAATGCATCTTGGACATATGCCACCACTG AGTGCAGCCCAACAGGCTCTCGTGGGAACCATTAACACCAGTATGCAAGCAGTGCAGCAGGCACAGTCAGACCTAGAGGAGGTGGAAGAGCTGCCGCCGCTTGGAGATGATATG GCTTCTAAAATGTGGATTCAGAACAAGATGGATGAGTCCAAGCATGATATTCACTCTCAAGTGGATGCTATTACTGCTGGAACTGCCTCTGTGGTTAATCTTACTGCTG GGGACCCAACAGACACCGATTATACAGCGGTAGGATGTGCTATCACCACCATCTCCTCTAATCTGACGGAGATGTCAAAAGGTGTGAAGCTGTTGGCGGCTTTGATGGAGGATGAGGTGGGAAGTGGACAGGACCTCATGAGGGCTGCCAGGACTCTCACTGGAGCTGTATCTGACCTGCTTAAAGCTGTGGAGCCTACATCAGGAGAG CCACGGCAGACAGTTCTGACTGCAGCTGGCAGCATTGGTCAAGCCAGTGGAGATCTGCTTAGACAGATTGGAGAGAACGAAACAGATGAGCGCTTCCAG gaTGTGCTGATGAACCTAGCTAAAGCTGTGGCTAATGCAGCAGCCATGATGGTTCTGAAGGCCAAGAACGTAGCACAGGTTTCTGAAGACAGCGTCCTGCAGAACAGGGTTATTGCTGCTGCAACCCAGTGCGCCCTCTCCACTTCCCAACTAGTGGCCTGTGCCAAG GTTGTGAGTCCCACTATCAGCTCCCCTGTGTGTCAAGAGCAGCTGATTGAAGCAGGGAAGCTGGTAGATCGTTCAGTGGAAGGTTGTGTGAAAGCCTGTCTGTCAGCTACCAGTGATGGAGAGCTTCTCAAGGCCGTCAGCGCAGCGGCTGGTATTGTCACACAGGCTCTCAGTGACCTACTCACACACGTGAGGAACTACGCCACACGTGGTGAACCCATCGGACGCTACGACCAGGCCACAGACACAATCATGACAGTTACAGAGAGTATTTTCAGCAGCATGGGAGATGCTG GTGAGATGGTACGGCAGGCCCGTGTTCTTGCCCAAGCGACCTCTGACCTGGTGAATGCCATGAGATCAGATGCTGAGGTGGAGGTGGATGTGAACAACTCCAAAAAACTTCTTGCAGCTGCCAAACTGCTTGCAGATGCCACTGCTCGAATGGTTGAGGCTGCAAAG ggaGCTGCTGCTTACCCTGAGAATGAAGATCAGCAGCAGAAGCTGCGGGAGGCTGCCGAGGGGCTTCGTGTGGCCACCAACGCGGCTGCACAGAACGCCAtcaag aaaaaactcataacAAGACTGGAG AATGCTGCTAAACAAGCTGCTGCCGCTGCAACTCAAACCATTGCGGCATCCCAAAATGCAGCAGCCTCTAACAAGAACACGGCTGCCCACCAGCAACTCGTTCAAAGCTGCAgg GCTGTAGCTGATCATATTCCTCAGCTGGTGCAGGGAGTGAGGGGCAGTCAAGGTCAGCCAGAGGATGGTAGTGCCCAACTTGCCCTCATCATTGCCAGTCAGAACTTCCTTCAG CCTGGAAGTAAAATGGTGTCTTCAGCGAAGTCCTCTGTGCCAACTGTGACCGATCAGGCGGCAGCCATGCAGCTTGGGCAGTGTGCAAAGAACCTGGCCACCTGTCTGGCTGAACTCCGCACTGCTGCACAGACG GCTCATGAGGCATGCGGCCCCATGGAGATCGACTCTGCCCTTATAGCTGTGCAGACGCTTAAGAATGAACTCCAGGATGCAAAAATGGCAGCTTCCGAGGGACAGCTGAAACCTTTACCTGGGGAATCG TTGGAAAAATGCACTCAAGATCTGGGTGGCACATCTAAGGCTGTTGGTTCCTCAATGGCGCAACTGCTTACCTGTGCAGCACAGGGAAATGAGCATTACACAG GTGTAGCTGCCAGTGAAACTGCCCAGGCTCTAAAGACATTAGCACAGGCTGCGAGAGGTGTTGCTGCCACCACATCAGACCCTGCTGGAGCTGTGGCCATGTTGGATTCTGCTCGTGAGGTTATGGAAGGGTCGGTTAAATTAATTTCTGAAGCCAAGGAGGCGCTGGTTGCTCCTGGTGATGCAGAGATACAACAGAGGCTAGCACAG GTTGCAAAGGCTGTGTCCCACTCACTGAATGCATGTGTGAACTGTCTGCCTGGACAAAAGGATGTTGATATGGCTCTGAAAAGCATCGGAGAGGCCAGCAAAAAACTACTTGTAGAGACG CTCCCTCCCTGCAGTAAGACCTTTCAGGAGGCTCAGAGTGACCTGAACCAGACTGCAGCTGATCTGAACCAGTCTGCAGGTGATGTGGTCCATGCCTCTAGAGGGACCACTACCCAGCTTGCAGATGCTTCTGGAAAGTTCAGTGAGGATTTTGATGAGTTTCTGGATGCTGGCATTGAGATGGCTGGCCACACGCAG agTAAGGATGATCAAATGCAAGTGATTGGGAATTTGAAGAACATCTCAATGGCCTCCAGTAAGCTGCTGCTGGCTGCCAAGTCTTTATCTGTGGACCCTGCAGCAGGCAATGCAAAGAACCTGCTCGCTGCTGCTGCCAG AACGGTGACTGACAGCATCAATCAGCTGATTACGCTGTGTACCCAGAATGCCCCAGGACAGAGGGAATGTGACAATGCTCTTAGAGAGCTTGAG GCTGTTAGGGGACTGCTAGATAACCCGAATGAGCCAGTCAATGATCTCTCCTACTTCGACTGCATTGAAAGTGTCATGGAGAACTCTAAG ATACTCGGTGAGTCTATGGCCGGGATCTCTCATAACTGCAAGACAGGAGATGTTCCAGCATTTGGTGACTGTGTAGGTGGAGCCTCTAAAGCTCTGTGTGGACTAACCGAAGCAGCTGGACAA GCCTCTTACCTAGTGGGTGTGTCTGACCCCAACAGCCAAGCTGGACATCCAGGCTTAGTGGATCCTATCCAGTTCGCTCGTGCTAATCAGGCAATCCAGATGGCTTGCCAAAATCTTGTTGACCCAGATAGTAGTCCTTCACAG GTACTCTCAGCCGCCACCATTGTTGCTAAGCACACCTCAGCGCTGTGTAATGCTTGCCGACTGGCCTCTTCTAAGACCGCCAACCCTGTGGCTAAAAGACACTTTGTGCAGTCAGCCAAAGAAGTGGCCAACAGCACAGCCAACCTGGTCAAAACAATCAAG GCTTTGGATGGAGATTTCTCTGAGGAAAACCGTGAAAAATGTCGTGTTGCCACAGCACCGCTCATTGAAGCTGTTGATAATCTGACCACGTTCGCTTCCAATCCAGAGTTTGCTAGTGTTCCTGCGCAAATAAGTAGAGAG GGTTCTGCTGCACAGGAGCCAATTATTCAATCAGCACGATCCATGCTTGATAGCTCCACCCATCTTTTGAAGACAGCTAGGTCATTGGTTATGAATCCTAAAGATCCACCCACATGGTCATTACTGGCAAGCCATTCACGCATCGTGTCGGATTCCATCAAGAGCCTCATCACTGCTATCAG GGATAAAGCCCCTGGCCAGAAGGAATGTGACTCTGCCATTGATAATATCAATAAATGCATCCGAGATATTGAACAAGCCTCTCTTGCAGCTGTCAGCCAAAATCTTCCTCGTAGAGACGAAGTTTcatctgag GCTTTGCAGGAGCAGTTAACGTCATCTGTTCAAGAGGTGGGTCACCTGATTGAGCAGATTTCCACAGCAGCGAAAGGAGAAGCAGCACAGTTGGGGCATAag GTCTCTCAGTTGGTCAGTTACTTCACTCCTCTGGTCTCTGCCTCTATGGGCATGGCTTCCAAAATCTTGGATCATCAGCAGCAGATGAACCTTTTGGATCAGACCAAGACTCTCGCTGAGTCTGCCCTGCAAATGCTGTATGCTGCCAAAGAAGGTGGTGGAAACCCAAAG GCAGCACATACCCATGATGCCATAGCAGAAGCTGCACAGTTAATGAGGGAAGCTGTTGATGACCTCTTGCTGACCTTGAATGAAGCTGCTAGTGAGGTTGGCATGGTCGGTGGCATGGTGGATTCGATTGCTGATGCCATGGGCAAG TTAGGTGAAGGCACCCCACCAGAACCAGAAGGTTCATTTGTGGAATATCAGACTACCATGGTGAGGTACTCCAAAGCTATTGCTGTCAGTGCACAGGAGATG ATCACTAAATCAGTGAGTGCTCCGGAAGATCTGGGCAGTTTGGCCTCTCAGGTCACTGCAGACTACAGTCAGCTTGCAGTTCAGGGACGTATGGCTGCCGCTACTGCTGAACCAGAGGAG ATCGGGTTCCAGATAAAGACACGAGTGCAGGAACTGGGGCATGGCTGTATTGTGCTTGTTCAGAAAGCTGGAGCATTGCAGATCAGTCCATCTGACTCGTTCACGAAGAGAGAACTTATTGAGTGTGCACGAGCCGTCACTGAGAAG GTGTCTATGGTGCTTTCAGCATTGCAAGCTGGTAATAAAGGCACTCAAGCCTGTATTACTGCAGCCAGTGCTGTATCAGGAATCATTGCTGACCTGGACACCACCATCATGTTTGCTTCTGCTGGCACActaaatgctgaaaatgattCAGACTCCTTCGCTGATCACAG AGAGAATATTCTCAAGACCGCCAAAGCGCTGGTGGAGGACACTAAGAACCTTGTTTCAGGTGCAGCATCAAGTCAAGAGAAGCTGGCCCAGGCCGCCCAGTCCTCTGCCAAGACCATCACACAGCTTACTGATGTGGTGAAATTGGGAGCGGCCAGCATTGGCCCGGACGACCCAGAAACACAG GTGGTGCTGATCAATGCAGTGAAGGATGTCGCTAAAGCTTTAGCTGAGCTCATTAGTGCCACCAAGTGTGCAGCAGGAAAAGCAGCAGATGACCCCTCAATGTTCCAGCTCAAGAGTGCGGCCAAG gTTATGGTAACTAATGTAACATCCTTACTGAAAACGGTGAAGGCAGTGGAGGACGAGGCTTCAAGAGGAACCAGAGCTCTGGAAGCCACTATCGAGTGCATCAAACAGGAACTCACA GTGTTCCAATCTAAAGAAGCCCCCCAGAAATCAACCACTCCTGAAGAATTCATTCGCATGACGAAGGGCATCACCACAGCAACCGCCAAAGCAGTTGCAGCAGGAAATTCTGCCAGACAGGAAGATGTCATCTCCACAGCGAACCTCAGCCGCAAGGTCATAGCCGATATGCTGTCCACAtgcaag CAAGCGGCATATCATGAGGAAGTGAGTGCGGAGGTCAGGAGCAGAGCTCTGTTATACGGCACAGAATGTACCAATGGATATATAGACCTTCTAGAACATGTCCTACAG GTCCTACAAAAGCCAACAGGtgagcaaaaacagaaattggTGATGTTCTCTAAAAAGGTTGCCGCAGCCGTCACTGAACTGATTCAAACAGCAGAGGCCATGAAAG GCACTGAGTGGGTCGACCCTGAGGATCCTACTGTGATCGCCGAAACTGAGTTATTGGGAGCTGCGGCCTCAATCGAAGCAGCAGCCAAGAAACTTGAGCAGCTCAAACCAAGAGCCAAACCAAGG